The proteins below come from a single Caulobacter segnis ATCC 21756 genomic window:
- a CDS encoding ATP-binding protein, whose protein sequence is MADDHAELMMRSFAFGPFLLLPGRQLLLEGETPVRIGNRALGLLTALVERAGEVVTKRELFAKVWPDTIVEEGNLKVHMVALRRVLRQEAGTRYISTVIGRGYCFVAPVRTLSGREALVDRPVEVRRAHNLPAGAARLLGREDVVGAIREELGEARLVSVVGPGGIGKTSVALAVAERMTGVVRDGVWFVDLSPIKDPTLVASAVATAIGLAAHSANMLAALSEYLRDREMLLLFDSCECEHIIDTVAMCAERILTDAPGVRILTTSREPLRLAGERLRRLPGLAAPPASTTPLAREALSFAAVRLFVERASDRLETFALSDSDAPIVAEICRRLDGLPLAIELAATRIDMFGAAGVLDQVRDRFHLQIAQRAGPERHRTLMAAIDWSYDLLPANEQAVLRRLSVLAGTFNLASACAIVADDAIGSGAVVGDLAALVDKSLVVVELRDLDVEYRLLDTTRAYALEKLLVSGEADATGLRHARHFLGLADQARRDVGKLPRTIWLQRYGARIDDVREALRWAASSADDAGLVISLTIAAIAFWGQLSLLEECRAAVERALDPRLASVRAARDDLVLNLTLGATLLHTQGPLLAVKEALTRALDIAEGLGETELQLECLRGLSEYELWTGDSHSALQIADKISCLEGKSGGSARTDADGSAGSALSWLGALAASQARLESIVYRSAGLDSRSGSTRFDFDQRLTARGALATVLWLRGFPDQAVETARVQLAEAEASNYAVSLCYALVHGSLPVALYVRDYVAAQSVLSRALRHAERHGLVIWSAMAACVRARLDLYLDRPIDLESYRQTLAVVRESGFRMRYPNYLTNYGEALARQVDLRSGLAAIDEAMAVSEANGQVVGIPEMLRIKGNVLRRGSAAQADQAVECYLRSIALARRDGALSWELRSAATLVAFWRSRGGDDEAEATLAMALERFTEGFDSGDLRRARALVDTRPRV, encoded by the coding sequence TTGGCGGACGACCACGCCGAGTTGATGATGCGGTCGTTTGCGTTCGGCCCCTTTCTGCTGCTGCCCGGCCGCCAGTTGCTCCTTGAGGGCGAGACGCCGGTCCGCATCGGAAATCGGGCGCTGGGGCTGTTGACCGCGCTCGTCGAACGCGCGGGCGAGGTCGTCACCAAGCGCGAGCTGTTCGCCAAGGTCTGGCCCGACACCATCGTCGAGGAGGGTAATCTCAAGGTCCACATGGTGGCCCTGCGCCGTGTCCTGCGCCAGGAGGCTGGAACACGATACATCTCGACCGTGATCGGCCGCGGCTATTGCTTCGTGGCGCCGGTTCGGACCCTCAGTGGTCGCGAAGCGTTGGTGGACCGGCCTGTTGAGGTCCGCCGGGCGCACAACCTGCCGGCCGGCGCGGCGCGCCTGCTGGGTCGGGAAGACGTCGTCGGGGCCATTCGCGAAGAGTTGGGCGAAGCTCGGCTCGTCTCGGTGGTGGGGCCTGGTGGCATCGGCAAGACGTCCGTCGCCCTCGCGGTCGCCGAGCGGATGACCGGGGTGGTTCGTGACGGGGTGTGGTTCGTCGATCTCTCTCCGATCAAGGATCCGACCCTGGTCGCGAGCGCCGTCGCCACGGCCATCGGTCTGGCCGCCCACTCGGCCAACATGCTCGCGGCCCTAAGCGAATATCTGCGCGATCGGGAGATGTTGCTGCTGTTCGACAGCTGCGAGTGCGAGCACATCATCGACACCGTCGCCATGTGCGCCGAACGGATCCTTACGGATGCGCCGGGTGTCCGGATCCTGACGACCAGTCGGGAGCCGCTGCGGCTGGCGGGAGAGCGCCTGCGCAGGTTGCCGGGACTGGCCGCGCCGCCGGCCTCGACCACGCCCTTAGCGAGAGAGGCTTTGAGCTTCGCGGCGGTCCGTCTCTTCGTCGAGCGCGCGTCGGACCGGCTCGAGACCTTTGCGCTCAGCGACTCCGATGCGCCCATCGTGGCCGAGATTTGCCGGCGGCTGGACGGGCTGCCCCTGGCCATCGAGCTCGCCGCGACCCGGATCGACATGTTCGGCGCCGCAGGCGTGCTGGATCAGGTTCGCGACCGCTTCCACCTGCAGATCGCCCAGCGGGCCGGACCCGAGCGGCACCGTACTCTGATGGCCGCCATCGACTGGAGCTACGATCTGCTACCGGCGAACGAGCAGGCGGTCCTGCGACGACTGTCGGTCCTGGCCGGGACATTCAACCTGGCGTCCGCATGCGCCATTGTCGCCGACGACGCCATCGGTTCGGGCGCGGTGGTGGGGGACCTCGCGGCGCTTGTGGATAAATCCCTGGTCGTCGTCGAGCTCCGCGATCTCGATGTGGAGTACCGACTTCTGGATACGACGAGGGCCTACGCTCTGGAGAAGCTCCTGGTGTCGGGTGAGGCGGACGCGACCGGATTGCGTCATGCGCGCCATTTTCTCGGCTTGGCCGATCAGGCCAGGCGCGACGTCGGAAAGCTGCCCAGGACGATCTGGCTGCAACGCTACGGCGCGCGGATCGATGACGTTCGAGAGGCTTTGAGATGGGCGGCGTCGAGCGCGGACGACGCCGGGCTAGTCATCAGCCTGACCATCGCCGCCATCGCCTTCTGGGGGCAGCTTTCGCTGTTGGAGGAGTGCCGTGCGGCGGTCGAACGGGCGCTGGATCCGCGACTGGCGTCGGTCCGCGCCGCGCGCGACGACCTGGTGCTGAACCTGACGCTGGGCGCCACGCTGCTGCATACCCAGGGGCCGCTCCTGGCCGTGAAGGAAGCGCTGACGCGCGCCCTCGATATCGCCGAAGGGCTCGGTGAGACCGAGCTGCAGCTGGAATGCCTGCGGGGGCTTTCGGAATACGAGCTTTGGACCGGGGACTCGCATTCGGCGCTGCAGATCGCGGACAAGATCTCGTGCCTGGAGGGCAAGAGCGGGGGATCCGCCCGTACGGACGCCGACGGCTCGGCCGGCTCGGCCTTGTCCTGGCTGGGCGCGCTGGCCGCCTCGCAGGCCCGCCTGGAGAGCATCGTCTACCGGTCGGCCGGCCTGGATTCCCGGTCAGGCTCCACGCGCTTCGATTTCGACCAGCGGCTCACCGCTCGAGGCGCGCTGGCCACCGTGCTGTGGCTGCGGGGGTTTCCGGACCAGGCCGTCGAGACGGCGCGCGTCCAACTGGCGGAGGCCGAGGCGTCCAACTACGCCGTCTCGCTCTGCTATGCGCTGGTGCATGGTTCGCTTCCCGTCGCCCTCTATGTGCGGGACTACGTCGCGGCCCAGAGCGTGCTGAGCCGTGCTCTAAGACATGCCGAACGACACGGGCTGGTGATCTGGTCCGCCATGGCCGCCTGCGTGCGTGCGCGCCTGGATCTCTACCTCGACCGGCCGATAGACCTCGAAAGCTATCGCCAGACGCTCGCGGTCGTTCGCGAGAGCGGGTTTCGCATGCGCTATCCGAACTACCTGACCAACTACGGCGAGGCGCTGGCCCGGCAGGTCGATCTCCGAAGCGGCCTTGCCGCTATCGATGAGGCGATGGCTGTTTCGGAAGCCAACGGCCAAGTGGTCGGCATCCCGGAGATGTTGCGTATCAAAGGCAATGTCCTCCGCCGAGGCAGCGCGGCTCAGGCGGACCAGGCGGTGGAATGTTATCTTCGCTCCATCGCGCTGGCCCGCCGCGACGGCGCCCTGTCATGGGAGCTCCGGTCGGCCGCGACCCTGGTGGCGTTTTGGCGATCGCGCGGCGGCGATGACGAAGCCGAAGCGACGCTGGCCATGGCGCTGGAGCGTTTCACCGAAGGCTTCGACAGCGGCGACCTTCGTCGCGCCCGAGCTCTGGTCGACACCAGGCCGCGGGTGTGA
- a CDS encoding TonB-dependent receptor, with the protein MARLGRRRATQQSSLPYYGVTASRQMGDIGVIVPRLGRDVALGADTLSLLQAIAASFAVADGAPQTGDKTQRDMTEDVIVTAQRRHERHLDVPIAMSVISQDDLARRGALDLSDVIGAASGVSITGFTGGNASNLVAIRGVAGQVLPIGSAQPVAIYLDGVYLSRPDAAFFGFDDVERVEVLRGPQGTLYGRNATAGAINIVTRTPGAALRGGGEVRVGNLDAISARGAVSGPLFARVFGGLSGSYLRHDGMIRNTVTGARLNDRDAYTVRGQLRHPSADGRFNAVLAADVMRDHATPVFKNAYDASGMFLGIGDPSAFASDAASEARTLRRTTSKGLALTLTHRPRATLELVSITSWRDFDSTLAYDADATAAAFLLTGATNHSASFSQELRGVFKGQRLRATGGASLFTERARYGLSTSAPVSAPRFDHLVDRSDLAAFALFGQFEVDLADRLTLVSGLRYDRERRDFTIDYRRSPTPGRLLSGKIRASAIIPSLTLAYRASPSLLTYMKVGRGYQPPGFNFAPGAAATVANTFRSETLWAYEAGAKAEFADRRVTLNAAAFLYDYSDIQIRSTVGLGLSRVDNAASARLGGVEASIVAKLPVGFAVHAQGVFLHARYRAFCQPFSAGDPQGADPLCAPGLADRSGNRLNLAPRWSGGLGLDYSRRLRTGRLSASITYDLSSSVFYVGAGNEAALRGGAWSMLGGQLAFQIDNGPEVFAYGRNLTDERFLSFAARVSSSSAFQVISDPRTYGGGIRYRF; encoded by the coding sequence ATGGCGCGACTAGGTCGTCGCCGAGCTACCCAGCAGTCGTCACTTCCGTATTATGGCGTCACCGCAAGTCGTCAGATGGGCGATATAGGCGTTATCGTCCCACGCCTGGGGAGGGACGTGGCATTGGGCGCGGATACTCTGTCGCTTCTGCAAGCCATCGCCGCGTCGTTCGCGGTGGCTGACGGCGCGCCTCAGACGGGCGACAAGACCCAGCGGGACATGACCGAGGACGTCATCGTGACCGCCCAGCGGCGTCATGAACGCCACTTGGATGTTCCAATCGCAATGAGCGTTATCAGTCAGGACGACCTCGCGCGCCGCGGCGCCTTGGATCTCTCCGACGTGATCGGCGCGGCGTCGGGCGTATCGATCACCGGTTTCACGGGCGGCAACGCCAGCAACCTCGTTGCGATCCGCGGCGTCGCTGGTCAAGTGCTGCCGATCGGGTCGGCGCAACCGGTCGCGATCTATCTCGACGGGGTCTATCTGTCTCGACCGGACGCGGCCTTCTTCGGGTTCGACGATGTGGAGCGGGTGGAAGTTTTGCGCGGGCCTCAGGGAACGCTCTACGGGCGCAACGCCACAGCGGGCGCGATCAACATCGTCACCCGGACGCCTGGCGCCGCGCTTAGGGGCGGGGGCGAGGTTCGGGTGGGCAATCTGGATGCGATATCGGCGCGGGGCGCTGTCAGTGGCCCATTGTTCGCGCGCGTCTTCGGAGGGCTCTCGGGAAGTTACCTCCGCCACGACGGCATGATCCGCAATACTGTCACCGGCGCCCGGCTGAATGACCGCGACGCCTACACCGTTCGCGGCCAGCTTCGACACCCCTCGGCCGATGGTCGCTTCAACGCCGTGCTCGCGGCTGACGTCATGCGAGATCACGCGACCCCCGTCTTCAAGAACGCTTATGACGCTTCGGGAATGTTCTTGGGGATCGGTGATCCAAGCGCGTTCGCAAGCGATGCGGCCAGCGAGGCGCGGACGCTGCGCCGCACCACGAGCAAGGGTCTGGCGTTGACTCTGACCCATCGTCCGAGGGCCACGCTGGAGCTGGTATCGATCACCAGTTGGCGAGACTTCGACTCGACCTTGGCCTACGACGCCGACGCCACCGCCGCGGCGTTTCTGTTGACCGGCGCGACCAACCACAGCGCGAGCTTCAGCCAGGAACTGCGCGGCGTTTTCAAGGGACAGCGCCTTCGCGCCACCGGCGGCGCCAGCCTCTTCACAGAGCGAGCCCGTTACGGGCTGTCGACAAGCGCGCCGGTGTCGGCGCCTCGTTTCGATCACCTCGTCGATCGTAGCGACCTGGCGGCGTTCGCTCTGTTTGGCCAGTTTGAGGTCGATCTCGCCGATCGCCTGACCCTCGTCTCCGGCCTGCGTTATGACCGTGAGCGCCGCGATTTCACGATCGACTATCGGCGCTCGCCGACGCCCGGACGGCTCCTGTCGGGAAAGATCCGCGCCTCGGCGATCATTCCCAGCCTCACCTTAGCCTATCGCGCCAGTCCCAGTTTGCTGACCTATATGAAGGTCGGTCGAGGCTACCAGCCGCCAGGTTTCAACTTCGCGCCCGGAGCGGCGGCGACCGTCGCCAACACCTTCCGGTCGGAAACCCTTTGGGCCTACGAGGCCGGCGCCAAGGCCGAGTTCGCCGATCGGCGGGTTACGCTCAACGCCGCGGCCTTCCTCTACGACTACAGCGATATCCAGATCCGCAGTACGGTCGGCCTGGGCCTGTCGCGTGTGGACAACGCCGCCTCCGCCCGGCTGGGCGGGGTGGAAGCCAGTATCGTCGCCAAGCTGCCGGTTGGCTTTGCGGTTCACGCGCAGGGCGTCTTCCTTCACGCGCGCTATCGGGCCTTTTGTCAGCCGTTCAGCGCCGGCGACCCGCAGGGCGCGGATCCGCTCTGCGCGCCCGGTCTGGCCGACCGCTCCGGCAATCGGCTCAACCTCGCGCCCCGTTGGTCGGGCGGGCTTGGCCTGGACTATTCCCGGCGTCTGCGTACGGGCCGGCTCTCCGCGAGCATCACCTATGACCTATCGAGCAGCGTCTTCTATGTCGGAGCCGGCAACGAGGCCGCGCTGCGCGGGGGCGCTTGGAGCATGCTCGGCGGACAGCTGGCCTTTCAAATCGATAATGGACCCGAGGTCTTCGCCTATGGGCGTAATCTGACCGACGAACGTTTCCTCTCGTTCGCGGCGCGCGTGTCTTCGAGTTCGGCCTTTCAGGTCATCAGCGACCCCCGGACCTATGGCGGCGGGATTCGGTATCGCTTCTGA
- a CDS encoding SDR family oxidoreductase, translated as MTKKTILITGAAGGFGKGAAIGMARNGHDIIATVHVASQVTPLREEVAALGLADKITVYRLDLNDPYDIQQAIGLDFDVLWNNAGMGEAGPVWEIPVDLVRKNFEVNVFLPLTLTQGVVQKWVREGKSQGKKVVFTSSMGGLFTPANWGTYVSTKHALESVAEAMQQELTPYGIKIQTINPGAYYTGYNETMADNPFRWLDDAKNFTKRADLRKGFDDFFATPEGKMDAQEMIDRMIDIVPADTGKFRNVVPKVIEDMLKDHQLKAWDNQI; from the coding sequence ATGACCAAGAAAACCATCCTGATCACCGGCGCGGCCGGCGGCTTCGGCAAGGGCGCCGCCATCGGCATGGCCCGCAATGGCCACGACATCATCGCCACCGTTCATGTGGCCTCGCAGGTCACGCCGCTGCGCGAGGAAGTCGCCGCGCTCGGCCTGGCGGACAAGATCACCGTCTATCGACTGGACCTGAACGACCCCTATGACATCCAGCAAGCGATCGGTCTCGACTTCGACGTGCTCTGGAACAACGCCGGCATGGGCGAGGCAGGTCCGGTCTGGGAAATCCCGGTCGATCTGGTGCGGAAGAACTTCGAGGTCAATGTCTTCCTGCCGCTGACCCTGACCCAGGGCGTCGTCCAGAAGTGGGTTCGCGAAGGCAAGAGCCAAGGCAAGAAGGTGGTCTTCACCTCGTCGATGGGCGGCCTGTTCACGCCGGCCAACTGGGGGACCTATGTCTCGACCAAGCACGCCCTGGAGTCGGTGGCCGAGGCCATGCAGCAGGAGCTGACGCCCTACGGGATCAAGATTCAGACCATCAATCCGGGCGCCTATTACACCGGCTACAACGAAACCATGGCCGACAACCCGTTCCGCTGGCTGGACGACGCCAAGAACTTCACCAAGCGCGCCGACCTGCGCAAGGGCTTTGACGACTTCTTCGCCACGCCCGAAGGCAAGATGGACGCCCAGGAGATGATCGATCGGATGATCGACATCGTCCCGGCGGACACCGGCAAGTTCCGCAATGTCGTGCCGAAGGTCATCGAGGACATGCTGAAAGATCATCAACTGAAGGCCTGGGACAACCAGATCTAA
- a CDS encoding GlcG/HbpS family heme-binding protein: MLSLSQAQAAIAAGQTRAAVLGVSVNIAVLDAAAHLKAFGRMDEAVLGSIDVALGKARTAALFGITSEAVWDYCKPGAPAPGLERSNGGLMTFPGGVPLRDPEGRLLGAVGVSGGSPVQDADIAQAAAAAV, translated from the coding sequence ATGCTCTCCCTGAGTCAGGCCCAGGCGGCGATCGCCGCCGGCCAAACCCGCGCCGCCGTCCTCGGCGTTTCGGTCAATATCGCCGTCCTGGACGCGGCCGCCCACCTGAAGGCCTTCGGCCGAATGGACGAGGCGGTGCTGGGCTCCATCGACGTCGCCTTGGGCAAGGCCCGCACGGCCGCCCTGTTCGGGATCACCAGCGAAGCGGTCTGGGACTACTGCAAGCCCGGCGCGCCGGCCCCCGGCCTGGAGCGCAGTAACGGCGGCCTGATGACCTTCCCCGGCGGCGTCCCCCTGCGTGACCCGGAGGGGCGGCTGCTCGGCGCCGTCGGCGTATCCGGCGGCAGTCCCGTCCAGGACGCCGACATCGCCCAAGCCGCCGCCGCGGCCGTCTGA
- a CDS encoding SDR family NAD(P)-dependent oxidoreductase — MSGALLIVGAGPGIGEAAAERFGREGWTIVLAARGPRTLDAMVARLIGQGVNAHGLVIDATDPEAVRAGLRTADKLSGGLTAVLYNAAKVRQQDLFSMTDAEIDSDLAVNVTGGLHTIRAAAGLFEDRGGTILVTGGGLAVAPHSDWASLGLGKAALRNLVQGLAPALAERNIRIGMATVATLVAPASAEASGVADTLWSLATDPDADWEQTFPAA; from the coding sequence GTGAGCGGCGCGCTGCTGATCGTCGGCGCAGGTCCCGGGATCGGCGAGGCTGCGGCCGAGCGGTTCGGCCGCGAGGGCTGGACCATCGTTCTGGCCGCTCGCGGTCCGCGCACTCTGGACGCCATGGTCGCGCGGCTGATCGGCCAGGGCGTCAACGCCCACGGCCTGGTGATCGACGCCACCGACCCCGAGGCGGTGCGCGCCGGACTGCGGACCGCGGACAAGCTGTCGGGCGGGCTCACCGCTGTGCTCTACAACGCCGCCAAGGTTCGTCAGCAGGACCTGTTCAGCATGACCGACGCCGAGATCGACAGCGATCTGGCCGTCAACGTGACGGGCGGTCTGCACACCATCCGCGCCGCCGCCGGCCTGTTCGAAGACCGTGGCGGGACCATCCTGGTCACCGGCGGCGGGCTGGCGGTGGCGCCGCACTCAGACTGGGCCAGCCTCGGCCTTGGCAAGGCCGCGCTGCGTAATCTCGTTCAAGGTCTGGCTCCGGCGCTGGCCGAACGGAACATCCGTATCGGCATGGCCACGGTCGCCACCCTGGTGGCCCCGGCCTCGGCCGAGGCCAGCGGTGTCGCCGACACGCTCTGGTCCCTGGCGACCGACCCGGACGCCGATTGGGAACAGACCTTCCCGGCCGCCTGA
- a CDS encoding VOC family protein, with protein MSDFVPPAHNTASPFADMRGHHVAVRTPSLDEAKAFYVGLLDFRIVAEWAYGDESLAYLAPPTDDHFYVEVLGGGEPAPIEVRPYTDLGDSLKYRGYHHFCLNVTSVEATVETLRKRGVTIVTEPFVLEAISRKLAFFCDPFGNLIELAEVMS; from the coding sequence ATGTCCGACTTCGTGCCGCCCGCCCACAACACCGCCTCGCCCTTCGCCGACATGCGCGGCCACCACGTCGCCGTACGCACCCCCAGCCTCGACGAGGCCAAGGCCTTCTATGTCGGCCTGCTAGACTTCCGGATCGTCGCCGAATGGGCCTATGGCGACGAGAGTCTGGCCTATCTGGCGCCCCCGACGGACGACCATTTCTACGTCGAGGTCCTGGGCGGCGGCGAGCCAGCCCCGATCGAGGTCCGGCCCTACACCGACCTCGGCGACAGCCTGAAATATCGCGGCTATCACCATTTCTGCCTCAACGTGACCAGCGTCGAGGCGACCGTCGAAACGCTGCGCAAGCGCGGCGTGACCATCGTCACCGAGCCGTTCGTGCTGGAGGCCATCAGCCGCAAGCTGGCCTTCTTCTGCGACCCCTTCGGCAATCTGATCGAACTGGCCGAGGTGATGTCGTGA
- a CDS encoding LysR family transcriptional regulator, whose protein sequence is MRTTDLSELAAFDAVARHKSFRRAGEERGVTASAISHAVTNLEARVGIRLLNRTTRSVSLTDAGAMLLSRLSPAFGDIGSAMDGLNQFRDTPFGKVRINAPSSIASFVLGPVVGRLAEANPNLAIEIVTTDRLVDIVEEGFDAGIRLGESLRDGMTAVRIQPRLRFAVVGSPAYFAKRPLPKTPADLAGHVCLQNLYPTGVRYAWEFIKDGRSVEFQPTGPLASDDHELLVEAALSGAGLAYVWENRAERDLRDGRLVRCLEPWCQPEDWLYLYYPTRKYISAGLRAVIELLRA, encoded by the coding sequence ATGAGAACGACTGATCTGTCCGAACTGGCGGCGTTCGACGCGGTGGCGCGGCACAAGAGCTTCCGGCGGGCGGGAGAGGAACGCGGCGTCACCGCGTCGGCCATCAGCCACGCCGTCACCAATCTCGAAGCGCGGGTCGGCATTCGCCTGCTCAACCGCACCACGCGCAGCGTGTCGCTGACCGACGCCGGGGCGATGCTGCTGTCGCGCCTGTCGCCGGCGTTCGGCGACATCGGCTCGGCGATGGATGGCCTGAACCAGTTTCGCGACACGCCCTTCGGCAAGGTGAGGATCAACGCGCCCAGTTCGATCGCCTCGTTCGTGCTGGGTCCGGTGGTCGGACGGCTGGCCGAAGCCAATCCGAACCTGGCGATCGAGATCGTCACCACGGACCGACTGGTCGACATCGTCGAGGAAGGCTTCGACGCCGGGATCCGCCTTGGCGAGAGCCTGCGCGACGGCATGACGGCGGTGCGGATCCAGCCGCGCCTGCGCTTCGCCGTCGTCGGCTCGCCGGCCTATTTCGCCAAGCGGCCCCTGCCCAAGACGCCGGCCGATCTGGCGGGCCATGTCTGCCTTCAGAACCTATACCCGACGGGCGTGCGCTACGCCTGGGAGTTCATCAAGGACGGACGGTCGGTCGAATTTCAGCCTACGGGGCCTTTGGCGTCCGACGATCACGAACTCTTGGTCGAGGCGGCGCTGTCGGGCGCCGGCCTGGCCTATGTGTGGGAGAACCGGGCGGAGCGCGATCTGCGCGACGGCAGGCTGGTGCGCTGTCTAGAGCCTTGGTGTCAGCCCGAGGACTGGCTCTATCTCTACTATCCGACCCGCAAATACATCTCGGCGGGCCTGCGCGCAGTGATTGAGCTCCTGCGAGCCTGA
- a CDS encoding alpha/beta fold hydrolase — protein MVGALKAVVGVAALALASTAGAAPKASPADKTVVLVHGGFVDGSGWEGVHRILVRDGYKVVVVQNPTTSLADDVAVTKRAIASAAGDVVLVGHSYGGVVISEAGSDPKVTALVYIAAFAPDKGESVSSLIANPPPGAAVPPILPPVDGYLFLDKTKFANAFAADVAPQTARFMADSQVPWGVAALEGAVSEPAWRKKPSWYLVATDDRMIPPPAQRAMAERAGATKEEVPGSHAVYVANPASVAALIEKAARSAPGAAPAR, from the coding sequence ATGGTTGGGGCACTCAAGGCGGTTGTTGGTGTCGCCGCGCTCGCGCTTGCGTCCACCGCAGGCGCCGCGCCAAAGGCGTCGCCTGCGGACAAGACAGTTGTGCTTGTTCACGGTGGCTTCGTCGACGGCTCGGGATGGGAAGGCGTTCACCGCATTCTGGTGCGGGACGGCTATAAGGTCGTGGTGGTTCAAAACCCGACGACGTCGCTGGCGGACGATGTCGCCGTCACCAAGCGAGCGATCGCTTCGGCGGCCGGCGATGTGGTGCTTGTCGGGCACTCCTATGGGGGCGTCGTCATCTCCGAAGCCGGCTCCGATCCGAAGGTGACGGCGCTTGTCTACATCGCCGCCTTCGCGCCCGATAAGGGCGAGTCGGTGTCCTCGCTGATCGCCAATCCACCGCCTGGCGCGGCCGTTCCCCCTATCCTCCCACCGGTTGATGGCTACCTCTTCCTGGACAAGACGAAGTTCGCCAACGCGTTCGCGGCTGATGTCGCACCGCAAACAGCGCGTTTCATGGCCGACTCCCAGGTCCCGTGGGGCGTCGCCGCTCTCGAGGGCGCGGTCAGCGAGCCGGCCTGGCGCAAGAAGCCGAGCTGGTACTTGGTGGCTACCGACGACAGAATGATCCCTCCTCCCGCTCAAAGGGCCATGGCCGAGCGTGCGGGAGCGACGAAGGAGGAAGTTCCGGGCAGCCACGCTGTCTATGTGGCGAACCCCGCTTCCGTCGCCGCCCTGATCGAGAAGGCCGCGCGAAGCGCTCCGGGCGCGGCGCCGGCGCGATAG
- a CDS encoding helix-turn-helix domain-containing protein — protein MTAALHRSALDAVPIDFAGGRGLTLRTRSLRKSKLQIIEVDYGDHGGGGNASFPRLEDTYLVGVRYRAEQSRTSVHNEVFDYGSPAGHSHFLYVSGVDYVELNTHSHTLELLLPRAFMREVADDLESPGPLKLGETACFIRPDPVIPRMARLVRPYLDDPTTLDPFSADSFMWAFGLYVMQRYGGLRDHRPIAGGLTSRQERMAKEWIEATLPVGTTLSELAQGCGLGVSRFARAFRISTGVTPYGWVISRRIERAKILLKASLPLAHIALACGFADQSHMSRTFKRATGMAPRTWQLASQVRVSDFG, from the coding sequence ATGACTGCCGCCCTGCACCGTTCAGCCCTCGACGCCGTTCCGATCGACTTCGCGGGCGGCCGCGGGTTGACCCTGCGAACCCGGTCGCTTCGGAAGTCCAAGCTTCAGATCATCGAAGTTGACTACGGCGACCATGGCGGCGGCGGTAACGCCAGCTTCCCCCGGCTTGAGGACACCTACCTCGTCGGTGTGCGCTATCGCGCCGAACAGAGTCGGACGTCAGTGCACAACGAGGTGTTCGACTACGGCTCGCCGGCGGGACACAGTCACTTTCTCTATGTCTCTGGTGTCGACTATGTCGAGCTCAACACCCATAGCCACACCCTAGAGCTATTGCTTCCCCGCGCTTTCATGCGCGAAGTCGCCGACGATCTTGAATCCCCCGGACCGCTCAAGCTTGGGGAAACAGCCTGCTTCATCAGACCCGATCCCGTGATCCCGCGGATGGCGAGGCTTGTCCGCCCCTACCTCGACGATCCGACGACGCTGGACCCCTTCTCGGCCGACAGCTTCATGTGGGCGTTCGGTCTCTATGTGATGCAGCGATATGGCGGCTTAAGGGACCATCGGCCTATCGCAGGCGGTCTGACGTCTCGCCAGGAACGAATGGCCAAGGAGTGGATCGAGGCGACCTTGCCCGTTGGCACGACCTTGTCCGAGCTCGCCCAGGGTTGCGGATTGGGCGTCAGCCGTTTCGCCCGCGCTTTCCGGATTTCGACGGGGGTCACGCCCTATGGCTGGGTCATCTCCAGGCGGATCGAACGCGCCAAGATCTTGCTCAAAGCTTCGCTGCCGCTGGCCCACATCGCGCTCGCGTGCGGCTTTGCCGATCAGAGCCATATGTCCCGTACTTTCAAGCGCGCAACCGGCATGGCCCCTCGGACTTGGCAGTTGGCTAGTCAGGTTCGCGTATCCGATTTTGGATGA